The following coding sequences lie in one Helicoverpa zea isolate HzStark_Cry1AcR chromosome 2, ilHelZeax1.1, whole genome shotgun sequence genomic window:
- the LOC124639238 gene encoding uncharacterized protein LOC124639238 — translation MGGCFSCGDAESTVYVPRSTVPVHRSYPEYSRTPPASASRVQRFSTPYSYVKPAAPVRRDISVPYGRTVVSSRSEALYGEFRCRCGNFWVSLLTWRNKCQQCRRCKRQVYPTNQRSLQPSDYKKDKEDVGEHPMELCEMCKQMGGHCGKKKQTTTFRL, via the exons ATGGGAGGTTGCTTCTCATGTGGT GACGCCGAAAGTACTGTGTACGTGCCGAGGTCAACGGTACCAGTACATCGATCCTATCCTGAGTATTCTAGGACGCCACCCGCATCCGCGTCTAGAGTGCAGAGATTCTCAACACCTTATTCCTACGTCAAG CCAGCTGCCCCTGTCAGACGAGATATATCTGTACCATATGGTCGGACGGTAGTCagt TCCAGGTCTGAAGCCTTATACGGGGAGTTTAGGTGCAGATGCGGTAACTTTTGGGTGAGCCTTCTGACCTGGCGTAATAAATGTCAACAATGTAGAAGGTGCAAAAGACAAGTGTATCCGACAAATCAG AGAAGCCTTCAACCTTCTGACTACAAAAAAGACAAGGAAGATGTTGGAGAGCACCCAATGGAGCTGTGCGAGATGTGTAAACAGATGGGAGGACACTGCGGAAAGAAAAAGCAAACTACGACTTTTCGACTGTAG